A genomic stretch from Pelotomaculum schinkii includes:
- a CDS encoding glycoside hydrolase family 15 protein has protein sequence MVVENISTRFQPEMPEAIIGNSSMLASVRKNGEIFKLFWPHIEYAQHLGRFWPGLRMAATEGESFTRWFHLNVWDTTQRYLENTNVLETTLSSVSHYIKVIQRDFVLPDRDILVRFYEIRNDGEKSEKVSFLLYCNFEIEESPLYDSAYFEPSNNSLIFYRRNIYMALAGSGYPLAGYHLGRRGTGSDPYQDASRGLLWGNSDNIRESSGSLAWDLGDLQQGQSKTFSLYLAAGHGKDSVMEHLAMATAKPGNEWLDNTVSYWQGWLGPRMQPCGIYAGYPTYKRSLLAIKLLTSKETGASIAAPEFDPYYLASGGYGYCWPRDSVYIAAAMDEAGYHDLAGQFYHFASSVQEKDGSWQQRYFTDGSAAPTWGKQIDQVGSVLWGYRHHYGLTRDGCFLEEVWPSLTAGAAYLSGNLEENGLPAPSYDLWEDLHAQATYSAASVYAGLRAASELAGIKNQLVEMERWGQAAAKVKEGILKRLWSPHYNRFIRGINRRTDRGSFEDARRKGGRAFSGKDSTGLYETFWVGEDGRADAALLGLAFPFAVLDPLDERMQATARSLEELLWNHHVGGLHRYEWDGYRDSNPWLLTTLWLAIYHCMTGNIKHAGALYEWAYKHANQHQLLPEQVDKNQGGPAWVMPLSWSHAMFILAHLALQGKLSITKKGMYRLEQHEEPSAGSAGES, from the coding sequence ATGGTGGTGGAAAATATTTCAACCAGGTTCCAGCCTGAAATGCCTGAGGCTATCATAGGTAATTCAAGCATGCTGGCCTCCGTACGTAAAAACGGGGAGATCTTCAAGCTTTTCTGGCCCCACATCGAATATGCCCAGCATCTGGGCCGCTTTTGGCCAGGCCTGAGGATGGCCGCAACGGAAGGGGAGAGTTTTACCAGGTGGTTTCATTTAAACGTATGGGATACCACACAACGCTACCTGGAAAACACTAACGTTCTGGAAACAACCCTGTCCAGCGTATCCCATTATATTAAAGTTATCCAGCGGGATTTCGTCTTGCCCGACCGCGATATCCTGGTCAGATTTTATGAAATCAGAAATGATGGGGAAAAATCTGAGAAGGTGTCATTTCTCCTCTACTGCAATTTTGAAATAGAGGAGTCGCCTCTTTATGACAGCGCTTACTTTGAACCTTCTAATAACTCCTTGATATTTTACCGGAGAAATATATACATGGCATTAGCCGGCTCCGGTTATCCCCTGGCCGGATACCACCTGGGCAGGCGAGGCACAGGCTCGGATCCTTACCAGGACGCCTCCAGGGGATTGCTATGGGGGAATAGCGATAATATCCGGGAAAGTTCGGGAAGTCTGGCCTGGGATTTGGGGGACTTGCAGCAAGGACAGTCCAAAACCTTTTCCCTTTACCTGGCGGCAGGACACGGCAAAGACTCAGTCATGGAGCACCTGGCAATGGCAACTGCGAAACCAGGCAACGAGTGGTTGGATAATACCGTAAGCTACTGGCAGGGTTGGTTGGGCCCGAGGATGCAGCCCTGCGGGATCTATGCCGGCTACCCTACCTATAAAAGGTCGCTGCTGGCGATCAAGCTGCTGACCTCGAAAGAGACCGGCGCTTCCATCGCTGCCCCGGAATTCGACCCCTACTACCTGGCCAGCGGCGGCTACGGCTACTGCTGGCCGAGGGATTCGGTTTATATCGCGGCGGCCATGGACGAGGCGGGATATCACGATCTGGCGGGACAGTTTTATCACTTCGCCTCTTCTGTGCAGGAAAAAGACGGCAGCTGGCAGCAGCGTTATTTCACAGACGGCAGTGCGGCTCCTACCTGGGGCAAACAAATCGACCAGGTGGGGTCCGTTTTGTGGGGTTACCGGCACCACTACGGGCTGACCCGCGACGGCTGCTTTCTCGAAGAGGTATGGCCCTCATTGACTGCCGGGGCGGCTTATCTGTCCGGCAACCTGGAGGAAAACGGCCTGCCGGCGCCCAGCTATGATCTCTGGGAGGACCTGCACGCCCAGGCCACATATTCGGCCGCGTCAGTTTATGCAGGGTTGAGAGCCGCTTCGGAGCTGGCCGGAATTAAAAACCAGCTGGTAGAAATGGAGCGCTGGGGGCAAGCCGCGGCCAAGGTCAAGGAGGGCATCCTCAAGCGCCTGTGGTCCCCCCATTACAATCGCTTCATACGGGGGATAAACCGCAGGACAGACCGGGGGTCCTTCGAGGACGCCCGGCGCAAAGGCGGCCGCGCCTTCAGCGGCAAGGATTCCACCGGCCTGTACGAGACTTTTTGGGTCGGGGAAGACGGTCGCGCCGACGCGGCTCTCCTGGGTTTGGCTTTTCCCTTTGCGGTGCTGGACCCGCTTGATGAGAGGATGCAAGCGACAGCCCGCTCGCTGGAAGAGCTGCTTTGGAACCATCACGTGGGCGGTCTGCACCGCTATGAATGGGACGGTTACCGGGACAGCAATCCCTGGCTGCTCACCACCCTCTGGTTGGCCATCTACCACTGTATGACCGGGAACATCAAACACGCCGGAGCCCTCTACGAATGGGCCTATAAACATGCTAACCAGCACCAGCTGCTCCCGGAGCAGGTTGATAAAAACCAGGGCGGACCAGCCTGGGTAATGCCTTTGAGCTGGTCGCACGCCATGTTTATACTGGCTCATTTGGCGCTGCAGGGGAAACTAAGTATAACCAAAAAGGGGATGTACAGGCTTGAACAGCATGAAGAACCATCGGCTGGATCAGCGGGTGAATCCTGA
- a CDS encoding YitT family protein, whose translation MRRKLKAYLQSRKAREDLLDLLLIITGTLLTALSLNFFLIPNSFLAGGVTGLALVFFYLLKIPVYLTIIILNIPIFWWGFKEINRQFLLYSLTGTLALAFFQPATQALARPPQIDLILAAIFGGSLSGAGLGLVLRGHGSTGGTDIIAVILRKRKNMGIGEVGFLANLLVIAVSLVFFPLNIGLYTIISMFVASKVTDAVISGLNTSKSVIIVSNHSMQIGSRIINEMHRGVTYFSGKGAFTREEKTIVNCVVNRFELAKLKKIVAESDPNAFVYISDASEVMGRGFTSKK comes from the coding sequence ATGCGCCGTAAACTCAAAGCATATTTGCAATCGCGCAAAGCCAGGGAAGATCTGCTTGATCTGCTGTTAATCATTACCGGAACCCTGCTGACAGCGCTGAGCCTCAACTTCTTTTTAATCCCCAACAGCTTCCTGGCGGGGGGCGTGACGGGGCTGGCGCTGGTGTTCTTTTACCTGTTGAAAATACCGGTTTACCTCACCATCATCATATTAAACATTCCCATTTTTTGGTGGGGCTTTAAAGAAATTAACCGGCAATTCCTGCTATACAGCCTTACCGGCACTCTGGCACTGGCCTTCTTCCAGCCGGCAACCCAGGCTCTGGCGCGGCCCCCGCAGATTGACCTGATTTTAGCTGCGATTTTTGGCGGGTCGCTGAGCGGCGCCGGGTTGGGATTGGTGCTCCGGGGCCACGGCAGCACCGGAGGAACCGACATCATTGCTGTCATTCTGCGTAAAAGAAAAAACATGGGGATCGGCGAAGTTGGTTTTTTGGCCAACTTGCTGGTAATTGCAGTGTCATTAGTTTTTTTCCCTCTCAACATCGGGCTTTACACCATTATTTCCATGTTTGTAGCGTCAAAGGTGACTGATGCCGTTATCTCCGGACTCAACACCAGCAAGTCGGTAATAATTGTGTCCAACCATTCCATGCAAATCGGCAGCAGAATAATTAACGAGATGCACCGCGGAGTCACCTATTTTTCCGGTAAAGGGGCCTTTACCCGGGAGGAAAAGACCATTGTCAACTGTGTGGTCAACAGGTTCGAGTTGGCCAAGTTGAAAAAAATTGTGGCGGAATCCGACCCCAACGCCTTTGTTTATATATCCGACGCCAGTGAAGTCATGGGGCGGGGTTTCACGAGCAAAAAATAA
- a CDS encoding ATP-binding protein yields MLNRQILTQFSHALHAAKGLTLYRGIMEDPVCRAMVVFLEKVTGQAPMEQILDSYGEIFRLLSAKAVLAGEKPVGDAWQDHLLNLILYQDNPFSEAAASVPYGQLGHSLKQAAMWDLNKLQVLHRVEAGAALASLLKMEDESLAGQLPVWDALHIPFVSETGRDGRPKARELKELLSGRGDWSACLEALSDYYICAGSGIFGRYGAFRWVSRYEHLEGIDEPDPVRLEKLIGYRSQRQEVVDNTEKFLAGLPANNILLYGDRGTGKSSTVKALLNRYQARGLRLIEVPKSALGDYPLIIRKLRGKPQRFILFVDDLSFEDSEVEYKELKAVLEGGLEVRPANVLIYATSNRRHLVREHFSDRGPAGDGDGDLRTGDTVQEKLSLADRFGITVLFVMPDRSLYLDIVRGLAEQRGIDIPGSELEKKALLWETWHNGRSGRTARQFIDDLSGELGRQKKQ; encoded by the coding sequence ATGTTGAATAGACAAATACTCACTCAATTTTCGCATGCCCTGCATGCGGCAAAAGGCCTGACTCTATACCGGGGTATTATGGAAGACCCGGTCTGCCGGGCCATGGTAGTTTTCCTTGAAAAGGTGACCGGCCAGGCCCCGATGGAACAAATCCTGGACTCTTACGGCGAGATATTTCGCCTGCTGTCTGCAAAAGCCGTCTTAGCGGGGGAGAAGCCTGTCGGAGATGCCTGGCAGGACCACTTGCTTAACCTGATCTTGTACCAGGACAACCCTTTTAGTGAAGCAGCGGCCTCAGTTCCTTACGGGCAACTGGGCCATTCCCTCAAACAGGCCGCAATGTGGGATCTCAACAAGCTGCAGGTTTTACACAGGGTTGAAGCCGGAGCTGCTCTAGCGTCACTATTAAAGATGGAGGACGAATCCTTAGCCGGCCAATTGCCGGTGTGGGATGCCCTCCATATCCCTTTTGTCAGCGAAACAGGCAGGGACGGCAGGCCAAAAGCAAGGGAATTGAAAGAACTGCTTAGCGGAAGGGGTGACTGGAGCGCTTGTCTCGAGGCTCTGTCGGACTATTACATTTGCGCAGGGTCAGGTATTTTCGGCAGGTATGGGGCATTTCGTTGGGTAAGCCGGTATGAACACCTGGAAGGTATTGATGAGCCCGATCCGGTGCGTCTGGAGAAACTGATTGGGTACCGGTCTCAACGTCAGGAAGTGGTGGATAACACCGAAAAATTTCTTGCAGGACTTCCGGCGAATAATATTTTACTTTACGGCGATCGTGGTACCGGTAAATCTTCCACGGTAAAGGCTTTGCTGAACCGTTACCAGGCAAGGGGCCTTCGTCTCATTGAGGTTCCCAAAAGCGCCCTGGGCGATTACCCGTTAATCATAAGAAAACTTAGAGGGAAGCCCCAGCGCTTCATCCTTTTCGTTGACGACCTTTCTTTTGAGGATTCAGAGGTCGAGTACAAGGAGCTTAAAGCGGTTTTGGAGGGCGGGCTGGAGGTACGCCCGGCCAACGTACTGATTTACGCTACCTCCAACAGAAGACACCTGGTCAGGGAACATTTTTCCGACCGTGGACCAGCCGGTGACGGGGATGGAGATCTCCGAACAGGGGATACTGTGCAGGAGAAACTTTCCCTGGCAGACAGGTTTGGCATCACGGTCCTTTTTGTCATGCCCGACCGCTCGCTCTACCTCGATATTGTACGGGGATTGGCTGAACAAAGGGGTATTGATATACCCGGCTCTGAACTCGAGAAAAAAGCGCTGCTCTGGGAGACCTGGCACAACGGGCGTTCCGGTCGTACCGCCAGGCAGTTCATCGATGATCTCAGCGGTGAGCTTGGTAGACAAAAAAAACAATAA
- a CDS encoding helix-turn-helix domain-containing protein, whose protein sequence is MPGIITYNYALASDKINVAGVVKEKRGMTIMEPGSENYLTTAQAADLLNITPAAVRRLVREGLLEVKHTKRYKFGVDQSFDRAAVEKLLPRLPEFKRKWHAEEDFRLGAKKAAFKRLEDQKKTRAYQGFKERFLLSLEDYPERVALLLRTSFFLYHLNHYAKGGEEYLYDLKEETLKKMSEKFTSLEGLEVILVEGGEKIYLCETCRLKARSMGLDYVKYKSVQGGCPRCRKESDYYSLFEFRVKYGDHFFCFHTPYQVAKSWLKNPLELPCKTHVPGREEARAFGRPITEAEALAVSLEEVIRELEVFTGEPV, encoded by the coding sequence ATGCCCGGCATAATTACTTATAATTACGCTCTTGCGAGTGATAAAATAAACGTAGCAGGGGTTGTCAAAGAAAAAAGGGGTATGACTATAATGGAGCCTGGCTCAGAAAATTATTTAACTACAGCGCAGGCGGCTGATCTCCTAAACATAACGCCAGCTGCGGTGCGCCGTCTGGTCCGCGAGGGGCTTCTCGAAGTCAAACATACGAAGCGCTATAAGTTTGGGGTGGACCAGTCTTTCGACCGCGCAGCGGTGGAAAAGCTGCTGCCCAGGCTCCCTGAATTTAAGAGAAAGTGGCATGCTGAGGAGGACTTTCGCCTGGGCGCCAAAAAGGCTGCCTTCAAACGCCTGGAAGACCAGAAAAAAACCCGCGCCTACCAGGGTTTCAAGGAACGTTTTTTGCTTTCACTGGAAGACTACCCGGAAAGAGTGGCTTTGCTGCTCAGGACCTCGTTCTTTTTGTACCACCTGAACCACTATGCCAAGGGTGGAGAAGAATACCTGTATGACTTAAAAGAAGAGACCCTGAAGAAGATGAGCGAGAAATTCACCTCCCTGGAGGGTCTGGAGGTTATCCTGGTGGAGGGCGGGGAAAAAATATATTTATGTGAAACGTGCCGGTTGAAGGCCCGGTCTATGGGGCTGGACTATGTCAAGTATAAAAGTGTGCAGGGCGGGTGCCCCCGTTGCAGAAAAGAAAGCGATTATTACAGCCTGTTTGAGTTCAGGGTAAAGTACGGAGACCATTTTTTCTGTTTTCACACGCCATATCAGGTTGCCAAGAGCTGGTTGAAAAATCCTCTTGAACTGCCGTGTAAGACGCATGTGCCCGGCAGAGAGGAAGCCCGTGCTTTTGGTCGCCCCATCACTGAGGCCGAAGCTCTGGCGGTAAGTCTGGAGGAGGTCATCAGGGAGTTGGAAGTATTCACGGGAGAGCCTGTATAA
- a CDS encoding spore coat protein translates to MKFGTHEAMEVHEVLSENTCMIDHYAMYLNQCQDPELRRVLERQQRHMVDTYNTMVNVMQGQGIDVSGAPRITMGSTTRMAGENQPDYGMQQAAPVMPKPEAKTLSDRAISMGALVFHKCGAIRSTSAALECANPNLRNMLATAARSCMEMSYEIFQYMNQKGWYPVPAMPESVMNQMQQTYQPTMVGQGGQTGYGVQMSPGGQTGKAGQMGQINPYGH, encoded by the coding sequence ATGAAATTCGGAACACATGAAGCTATGGAGGTCCATGAGGTATTAAGCGAGAATACCTGTATGATTGACCATTACGCCATGTACCTGAACCAGTGCCAGGATCCCGAATTACGGAGGGTCTTGGAACGCCAGCAACGCCACATGGTTGATACGTATAATACCATGGTAAACGTAATGCAGGGACAGGGTATTGATGTATCCGGGGCTCCCCGCATTACCATGGGTTCAACAACCAGAATGGCAGGGGAAAACCAGCCTGATTATGGTATGCAGCAGGCTGCGCCGGTAATGCCCAAGCCGGAAGCCAAAACCCTGAGTGACCGTGCCATCTCCATGGGCGCCCTGGTATTTCACAAATGCGGAGCTATACGCAGCACCAGCGCCGCCCTGGAGTGCGCCAACCCGAACCTGCGCAACATGCTCGCTACAGCGGCCCGCTCCTGTATGGAGATGTCCTATGAAATCTTCCAGTACATGAATCAAAAAGGTTGGTACCCGGTGCCTGCGATGCCGGAGAGTGTGATGAACCAGATGCAGCAGACCTACCAGCCAACTATGGTGGGGCAGGGAGGACAGACCGGTTACGGGGTGCAGATGAGTCCTGGGGGGCAGACAGGAAAGGCCGGCCAAATGGGTCAGATCAATCCATACGGGCACTGA
- a CDS encoding PAS domain S-box protein produces MGMTKLGRVLVVDDEVELMTVLCETLNEREYEAFGFTSGADALKALQEQDFDLILTDLMMPGMNGIELYREALKIDPNMVGIMMTGQGTVQTAVEAMKVGAFDFVLKPFKLNTLLAVLLRAMEMRRLRNENLQLCDSMAIYDLAMAVSSSLDINVILNKIADAVLDQCEADEISIMLPTSTGEELYVAVARGDQMEIKLGQRIPIHKGIAGWVASNHETLIMQGAIRDPRFAPIKPRPEIKSSISTPLLVGGKCVGVLNVNSKKRKSYLFGKVKALKILAGTAASALENARLYGELQRAEQKYRSIFENTTEGIFQVAPDGRYLFVNPSMARILGYNQPEEMLSLKSGLNYESFLGSESERQGIERQIRRQDGAVIWVSENVRVVRDDQGDMLYFEGTMEDITKRKEAEEALRESEARYRRIVETAAEGIWVIDRNCRTTFINKKMAEMLGCAVEEMVGKSLYDFIDNEWAAKVESNIKLHQQGISKQYEFKFRRTDGKELWAIISINPFFELNGQYSGALAMVTDITERKQLEKEMARLDRLDLIGEMAAGIGHEIRNPMTAVRGFLQLLKGKKEFVKHGEYFNLMISELDRANTIITEFLSLAKNKAVQLKPSILNTILESMLPLIEADALVTDKYINLETQELPELLLDEKEIRQLILNLARNGLESMSPGGKMNLRTFVEGEEVVLSVQDQGKGIEPGIIEKIGTPFYTTKENGTGLGLAVCYKVADRHNAKIDFETGQAGTTFFVRFKTSKKRTINH; encoded by the coding sequence AGGCCGGGTTTTGGTTGTTGATGATGAAGTAGAACTGATGACTGTCCTTTGTGAAACTCTTAATGAAAGAGAATACGAGGCATTTGGATTTACATCCGGCGCGGATGCCTTAAAAGCTTTACAAGAACAGGATTTCGATCTCATCTTAACCGATCTGATGATGCCCGGTATGAATGGAATTGAGCTATATAGGGAAGCGCTTAAAATTGATCCCAATATGGTTGGGATTATGATGACTGGTCAGGGAACAGTCCAAACAGCAGTGGAGGCGATGAAGGTAGGGGCTTTTGATTTTGTACTAAAACCCTTTAAATTAAACACACTGTTGGCCGTGCTGCTTCGTGCCATGGAAATGAGGCGGCTGAGGAATGAAAACCTGCAGTTATGCGATTCGATGGCGATTTATGATCTTGCCATGGCTGTTTCCTCTTCCCTGGACATTAATGTAATTCTTAATAAGATTGCTGACGCTGTACTTGATCAATGTGAAGCGGATGAGATATCGATCATGCTGCCCACAAGCACAGGGGAAGAACTTTATGTGGCTGTTGCCCGGGGTGATCAGATGGAAATAAAATTGGGGCAGCGTATCCCCATCCATAAAGGGATTGCCGGATGGGTGGCATCCAATCACGAGACCCTGATCATGCAGGGAGCTATCCGCGATCCCCGTTTTGCTCCGATCAAACCCCGCCCGGAGATTAAGTCGTCTATTTCAACACCCTTGCTTGTTGGTGGAAAGTGCGTTGGGGTGTTGAACGTTAATTCAAAAAAAAGAAAATCGTATCTCTTTGGCAAGGTCAAGGCATTGAAAATTTTGGCCGGCACTGCTGCCAGCGCCCTGGAAAACGCCAGGCTTTATGGAGAATTGCAAAGGGCTGAGCAGAAGTACCGCTCCATTTTTGAAAACACCACCGAGGGGATCTTTCAGGTTGCCCCTGATGGGCGTTATCTATTCGTTAATCCATCGATGGCGCGTATCCTGGGATATAATCAACCTGAAGAGATGCTCTCGCTTAAGTCAGGTCTGAATTACGAAAGTTTTTTGGGAAGCGAATCAGAAAGGCAAGGCATAGAGCGCCAAATACGCCGCCAGGATGGCGCCGTGATTTGGGTCTCAGAAAATGTCCGGGTTGTGCGTGATGATCAGGGCGATATGCTATACTTTGAAGGCACTATGGAAGACATTACCAAACGCAAAGAGGCCGAAGAAGCGCTGCGGGAGAGCGAGGCGCGATATCGCCGGATCGTAGAAACAGCCGCTGAAGGAATTTGGGTTATAGATAGGAACTGCAGGACGACTTTTATCAACAAAAAGATGGCAGAGATGCTGGGCTGCGCTGTCGAGGAAATGGTTGGAAAGTCTCTGTATGATTTCATCGACAATGAATGGGCTGCAAAAGTCGAGAGTAATATAAAGTTACACCAACAAGGAATTTCAAAGCAATATGAATTCAAGTTCCGCCGAACAGACGGAAAGGAATTATGGGCAATTATATCAATCAATCCCTTTTTTGAACTAAACGGACAATACTCCGGGGCACTGGCAATGGTTACCGATATCACTGAACGCAAGCAGCTTGAAAAAGAAATGGCGCGACTCGACCGGCTGGACCTGATAGGTGAAATGGCGGCCGGGATAGGCCACGAAATCAGGAACCCGATGACTGCTGTCCGTGGTTTTTTGCAGTTGCTGAAAGGGAAAAAGGAGTTTGTCAAACACGGGGAGTACTTCAACCTGATGATCTCAGAGCTTGACAGGGCTAATACTATAATAACCGAGTTTCTATCTTTAGCAAAAAACAAGGCTGTACAATTGAAACCGTCAATTCTAAACACCATCCTTGAATCCATGCTTCCCTTAATCGAGGCGGACGCCTTAGTGACTGACAAATATATCAATTTGGAAACACAGGAACTGCCGGAACTATTGCTGGATGAGAAAGAGATTCGCCAGCTTATTTTGAACCTTGCCCGGAATGGGCTGGAGTCCATGTCCCCCGGTGGGAAGATGAATTTAAGGACATTTGTGGAAGGCGAAGAGGTAGTTTTATCCGTGCAAGATCAGGGGAAAGGTATTGAACCCGGCATCATCGAAAAGATTGGCACTCCTTTTTATACGACCAAAGAAAATGGCACAGGATTAGGGCTGGCGGTATGTTATAAGGTTGCTGACAGGCACAACGCCAAGATAGATTTTGAAACAGGTCAAGCAGGCACTACATTTTTTGTCCGTTTTAAAACAAGCAAAAAACGGACTATTAACCACTAA
- a CDS encoding dynamin family protein: MGQVNRFIQGVEDIYELLDQTAKPCVAVLGSFNSGKSTLVNGLLGAEVSPVGVVPTTNCLVAFDYGHIFRASYTGVKQNLPFQNMDQLRSFLGSGLKTPAGRVSIEHISPLLKKCRLLDTPGIDGARDAGLLAEQAAIEADQVIYLFHQRGMEDFNRLFLYKLADIWKKKDINKLSFWLNCNHGLCDGSSLETTRTILREIFLSPVRCYTINTHDPASVEAVNLFLQVELARDTCRRAYGRLKKLDHELPGRISKVVRIKEETAFLSEFWRVQETSRVILETGKLLQSLPAVAGELEHTLRTANLANLGAGHKRPEGHIYRPKTTSMKENKKRLLALTADLLAEKTTEGLIDLPAVEIIAREIQSERFSAAAWGGFSTGKTTFFNALLKEDILPAADGPTTTAVTRITYGPEKKATVHFPLQITLNTCEQVGEKVGIYREQLQALERWLAPGNDAVASVECADGGFFRLLDRQEVLKRIQRVKAHFAAGAFARTAANSSRIPGVFRLISQKANKRNPFLDQVRVTFKDAWSSEFNLSEQSGREQFRKVLGPENAFRIEQVVVEHPSEFLRLADFLDTPGLDWIQKYHYPKTSGLIRQSDAYLVFFNGKHILNQMDRQNFQTLFLPQSDASFQTLTARERGKYFFIINFADALGLAEREAVCNFMRRNLGPPNGKYAPASGAPNIFLISALKALSGEDAHSMGSLLKALEEGIFKYRATDFYLDKIAALLGILDEASLRAAKAYLERNASGSVKVKLRKVQETLRDYRSKLKEIRSSVSPAKPP; this comes from the coding sequence ATGGGTCAGGTGAACCGGTTTATCCAGGGGGTGGAGGATATATATGAGCTGCTGGACCAGACTGCAAAGCCTTGCGTCGCAGTCCTCGGGTCATTCAATTCCGGCAAATCCACCCTTGTTAACGGCCTGCTGGGAGCGGAGGTCAGCCCGGTGGGAGTTGTCCCGACCACCAATTGTCTGGTAGCCTTTGACTACGGTCATATCTTTAGGGCAAGTTATACCGGGGTCAAGCAAAACTTGCCTTTTCAAAATATGGACCAGCTTCGCTCTTTCCTGGGGAGCGGGTTAAAAACTCCCGCAGGCAGGGTTTCCATAGAGCATATCTCTCCGCTTTTAAAAAAATGCCGTCTGCTTGATACTCCCGGCATTGACGGAGCACGTGACGCCGGGCTTCTCGCTGAACAGGCGGCGATAGAGGCCGACCAGGTTATCTACCTTTTTCACCAGCGCGGTATGGAGGATTTTAACCGCCTGTTCTTGTACAAGCTGGCTGATATTTGGAAAAAGAAGGACATAAACAAGCTCTCCTTCTGGTTGAACTGCAACCACGGCTTATGCGACGGTTCGTCTTTAGAGACAACCCGGACCATACTGCGGGAGATTTTTCTGAGCCCGGTCAGATGTTACACCATCAACACGCATGACCCCGCCAGTGTTGAGGCCGTCAACCTGTTTTTACAGGTGGAGCTGGCCCGGGATACCTGCCGGCGGGCATACGGACGCCTGAAGAAGCTGGATCATGAACTGCCGGGGCGTATTTCAAAAGTCGTCAGGATTAAGGAAGAGACAGCTTTTCTCTCAGAATTCTGGAGAGTTCAGGAAACCTCACGGGTTATCCTTGAAACCGGAAAACTGCTGCAGTCTCTCCCCGCAGTTGCAGGTGAGCTTGAGCATACCTTGAGAACCGCCAATCTCGCGAACCTGGGCGCCGGGCACAAAAGACCCGAAGGACACATCTACCGCCCCAAAACAACCAGTATGAAGGAAAACAAAAAAAGGCTGCTGGCCTTGACTGCTGATTTACTGGCTGAAAAAACTACTGAAGGGTTAATAGACCTGCCTGCGGTTGAAATAATAGCCCGTGAAATCCAGTCGGAGCGTTTTTCGGCGGCGGCCTGGGGCGGTTTTTCCACCGGGAAAACAACCTTTTTTAACGCCCTGCTGAAGGAAGACATCCTTCCCGCTGCCGACGGGCCTACAACCACAGCAGTTACCAGGATAACTTACGGCCCTGAAAAAAAAGCCACCGTCCACTTTCCTCTGCAAATCACCCTGAATACTTGCGAACAGGTGGGTGAGAAGGTCGGGATCTACAGGGAACAGCTACAGGCGCTGGAGAGATGGCTTGCTCCCGGCAACGACGCTGTAGCTTCAGTCGAGTGCGCCGACGGAGGCTTCTTCCGGCTCCTTGACAGGCAGGAGGTCCTTAAGCGGATACAGCGGGTGAAAGCACATTTTGCGGCCGGGGCTTTCGCCAGGACGGCAGCCAACAGCAGCAGGATACCGGGCGTATTCAGGTTGATTTCCCAGAAGGCAAATAAGCGAAACCCCTTCCTGGACCAGGTCAGGGTCACCTTTAAGGACGCCTGGTCTTCTGAGTTCAATCTTTCCGAACAATCCGGCCGGGAGCAGTTCAGGAAGGTCTTGGGCCCGGAGAACGCCTTTCGTATTGAGCAGGTGGTGGTTGAGCACCCCTCGGAGTTTTTGAGGCTTGCAGATTTCCTTGACACGCCGGGTCTCGACTGGATTCAAAAATACCATTACCCAAAGACCTCCGGCCTGATCCGGCAAAGTGACGCGTACCTCGTCTTTTTTAACGGCAAGCATATACTGAATCAGATGGACCGGCAAAACTTTCAGACTCTGTTCCTTCCACAGTCAGACGCCAGTTTTCAGACCTTGACAGCACGCGAGAGGGGGAAATATTTCTTCATCATTAATTTTGCCGATGCCTTGGGTTTGGCTGAACGGGAAGCTGTCTGCAATTTTATGCGAAGAAACCTCGGCCCCCCTAACGGTAAGTATGCTCCTGCCTCAGGCGCCCCCAATATTTTTCTGATATCGGCTCTCAAAGCACTGTCCGGGGAGGATGCCCACAGTATGGGCTCTTTATTAAAAGCGCTGGAGGAAGGCATCTTTAAATACCGGGCCACAGACTTTTACCTGGATAAAATAGCCGCGCTTTTAGGAATTCTGGATGAGGCGTCACTTCGGGCGGCCAAAGCCTACCTTGAACGGAACGCTTCGGGAAGCGTGAAGGTTAAACTGCGAAAAGTGCAGGAAACCTTGCGTGACTACAGGAGTAAGCTTAAAGAAATTCGCAGCTCAGTCTCCCCGGCCAAACCTCCTTAA